A window of Candidatus Pantoea floridensis contains these coding sequences:
- a CDS encoding chemotaxis protein, with translation MDNFQKEIDERANLALSNKFELLLFRLGSDQLKGKSELYGINVFKLREIVPMPTITRAAGMQSPLLGMASIRGQFIPVIDLPAVTGCKPETGLNLLLVTEYARSTQAFAVESVENIVRLDWSQVHTAEAGIGSRNITSIACLDTDGQSNNLAMVLDVEQILYDVIPSVRGVEPSAETAKDFNLKPGQVAIVAEDSKVARQLLEQGLKSMGIPAIMHNTGLEAWIKITEMQKEAAANAESIHDKIALVLTDLEMPEMDGFTLTRNIKRDNVLRHIPVVIHSSLSGSANEDHVRKVGADGYVAKFEINELSSVIHSVLKTPR, from the coding sequence ATGGATAATTTTCAGAAAGAGATCGATGAACGCGCCAATCTTGCGCTTTCCAATAAATTCGAACTGCTGTTGTTCCGCCTGGGTTCCGATCAGCTGAAAGGCAAATCTGAGCTGTACGGCATCAACGTCTTTAAGCTGCGTGAAATCGTGCCCATGCCAACCATTACGCGCGCGGCAGGTATGCAATCACCGCTGCTAGGCATGGCGAGCATTCGTGGTCAGTTTATACCGGTAATCGATCTGCCTGCGGTGACCGGCTGTAAACCAGAGACCGGACTGAATCTGCTGCTGGTGACCGAATATGCCCGTAGCACCCAGGCGTTTGCCGTTGAATCCGTGGAGAATATTGTCCGTCTCGACTGGAGCCAGGTGCATACCGCGGAAGCGGGCATTGGTAGCCGTAACATCACCAGTATCGCCTGCCTGGATACCGATGGTCAGAGCAATAATCTGGCGATGGTACTGGACGTTGAGCAGATTCTCTATGACGTGATCCCTTCCGTGCGTGGCGTTGAGCCAAGCGCAGAGACGGCCAAAGATTTCAATTTGAAGCCAGGTCAGGTTGCTATTGTGGCGGAAGATTCCAAAGTGGCGCGCCAGCTGCTGGAGCAGGGTCTGAAAAGCATGGGCATACCGGCCATCATGCATAACACCGGGCTTGAAGCCTGGATCAAAATTACCGAGATGCAAAAAGAAGCCGCGGCTAACGCGGAGTCGATCCACGATAAGATCGCGCTAGTGCTGACCGATCTCGAAATGCCAGAGATGGACGGTTTTACCTTAACGCGTAATATCAAGCGCGATAACGTTTTGCGCCATATCCCGGTAGTGATCCATTCGTCGCTCTCCGGCAGCGCCAACGAAGATCACGTGCGCAAAGTGGGCGCCGATGGATACGTAGCAAAATTCGAAATCAATGAGCTCTCCAGTGTGATCCACAGCGTGCTGAAAACGCCGCGTTAA